The Geobacter sp. AOG2 genome includes a window with the following:
- a CDS encoding Mrp/NBP35 family ATP-binding protein, giving the protein MSSEHHGSTVGEACWGAEETRRLRELKEQLDLQENLVKIGHKIVVLSGKGGVGKSSVATNLAVALSLQGQKTGLLDVDLHGPSIPTLLGIERQLTPTGGTRIEPAAYNPNLKVMSVGLFLKDQDEAMIWRGPAKHGVIKQLLTAVEWGDLDYLIVDCPPGTGDEPLSVIQLLEGAASAIVVTTPQDVALNDVRKSVTFCRQVKLPVIGVVENMSGFVCPHCGESIDIFKSGGGSNMAGEMNVPFLGRIPLDPALVSAGDKGLPFVEHLTASPTTEAFDKIVATVIAWCNPTAKSA; this is encoded by the coding sequence GTGAGCAGCGAACATCATGGCAGTACTGTCGGCGAAGCTTGCTGGGGCGCAGAAGAGACGCGACGTCTTCGGGAACTGAAGGAGCAACTTGACCTGCAGGAAAACCTGGTCAAGATCGGACACAAGATCGTTGTCCTGTCCGGCAAAGGTGGTGTGGGCAAGAGTTCCGTAGCAACGAACCTGGCGGTAGCCCTCTCTCTTCAAGGCCAAAAAACCGGTCTTCTCGACGTGGACCTCCACGGGCCGAGCATCCCGACACTTCTCGGCATTGAAAGACAGCTTACGCCAACCGGTGGTACCCGCATTGAGCCGGCCGCCTATAACCCAAACCTTAAAGTGATGTCCGTTGGGTTGTTCTTAAAGGATCAGGACGAAGCAATGATTTGGCGCGGCCCTGCCAAGCATGGCGTCATCAAGCAACTTCTGACTGCCGTCGAGTGGGGCGATCTTGATTATCTAATCGTCGACTGCCCGCCGGGGACCGGAGACGAGCCGCTGTCAGTGATCCAACTGTTGGAGGGTGCCGCCAGCGCCATCGTCGTAACCACTCCACAGGATGTAGCACTCAACGATGTTCGTAAGTCAGTCACCTTCTGTCGCCAAGTAAAGTTGCCGGTGATCGGGGTGGTGGAAAACATGAGTGGTTTTGTCTGTCCCCATTGCGGCGAAAGCATCGATATCTTCAAAAGTGGCGGCGGCAGCAACATGGCCGGAGAGATGAATGTTCCGTTTTTGGGAAGGATCCCGCTCGATCCGGCCCTGGTCTCCGCAGGGGACAAAGGATTGCCGTTCGTGGAACACCTAACTGCGTCGCCAACGACCGAAGCCTTCGACAAGATCGTGGCTACCGTTATAGCTTGGTGCAATCCCACAGCTAAGTCGGCATAG
- a CDS encoding iron-sulfur cluster assembly scaffold protein, whose amino-acid sequence MSELYSAKVLDHVQNPRNVGSLEDANVVVQTGDPNCGDALVFFIKIENDVIYDIKFLIKGCGAAIATSSIATELVMGKNLDEILTINDQGIATALGGLPEEKMHCSNMAASALHAAVQQYRATVAGEARPVV is encoded by the coding sequence GTGAGTGAATTGTATTCAGCGAAGGTATTGGATCATGTCCAAAATCCGCGCAATGTTGGATCTCTGGAGGATGCCAATGTGGTGGTACAGACGGGCGATCCGAACTGTGGCGATGCCCTTGTCTTTTTTATCAAGATTGAAAATGACGTCATTTACGACATCAAGTTTCTCATCAAAGGATGTGGCGCAGCTATCGCGACATCCTCGATAGCCACAGAACTGGTCATGGGCAAAAATCTAGATGAAATTCTCACCATCAATGACCAAGGAATAGCCACAGCTTTGGGGGGATTGCCGGAGGAAAAGATGCACTGTTCGAACATGGCGGCTTCGGCATTACATGCGGCGGTACAGCAATACCGGGCAACTGTCGCTGGAGAAGCACGCCCGGTTGTTTAA
- the rbr gene encoding rubrerythrin, whose protein sequence is MPELKGTKTEKNLMDAFAGESQARNKYTYFASVAKKEGYEKVAAIFLETAENEKEHAKLHFKYLNGIGSTADNLRAAAAGELEECTDMYPRMASEAREEGFPEIAFVLESIGKIEKAHKERYQKLLEELETNTLFAKDEPVRWRCRNCGHVHEGPEALKICPVCKHPQAYFELVEEHY, encoded by the coding sequence ATGCCTGAACTCAAAGGAACAAAAACAGAAAAAAACCTCATGGATGCATTTGCCGGAGAATCGCAAGCCCGCAACAAGTATACTTACTTTGCCTCGGTTGCTAAGAAGGAGGGGTATGAAAAAGTGGCGGCCATCTTCCTCGAGACAGCCGAAAATGAAAAGGAGCATGCCAAACTCCATTTCAAGTACCTCAACGGGATAGGCTCAACTGCCGACAATTTGAGAGCTGCTGCGGCCGGTGAACTCGAAGAATGTACCGACATGTACCCGCGAATGGCCAGTGAAGCCCGGGAAGAGGGATTCCCCGAAATCGCCTTTGTGCTGGAGTCAATAGGTAAAATCGAAAAAGCTCATAAGGAACGCTACCAGAAACTACTCGAGGAGTTGGAAACAAATACCCTCTTTGCCAAAGATGAGCCGGTACGCTGGAGATGCCGTAATTGCGGCCACGTCCATGAAGGTCCGGAAGCCCTCAAAATCTGCCCTGTCTGCAAACATCCCCAGGCATATTTTGAGTTGGTGGAAGAGCATTACTGA
- a CDS encoding FAD-dependent oxidoreductase, which translates to MKAWKCEICGYIHNGEGPPSPCPVCGADQGLFSLMEIQREIAIPATSGAWQCGICDYLHQGPEPPASCPVCGSPGNLFRPQAGKHPNSTYNTDIRHVIILGAGIAGITAAGEARRSSPDVKITVLSREPAPPYFRLNLTRFLAGDIKESEICMRPQQWFDEQHIDFLVADATGLDREKRQVCLRDGRTLAYDRLVLANGAHPFIPPLPGATREGVHVLRTREDANAILARLVSVKNVVCIGGGLLGLESAGALARHGLNVTVVEGFSWLLPRQLPPRAGLLLQQRLESQGLIVRCGVQVMELTGDESVHGVLLNNGEELPADLVVIAAGVRPNSHIARQSGLKVHNGVIVDDWMYTSDPAILAAGDVAEHLGKLYGIWPASYAQGIIAGVNAVGGQAEFNGVAPSNRIKVLDIDLFSIGQIQQEDASTMCYEDVHGDNYRALFCRDGQLVGAVLYGDTNLAGLLKEIVESRRQVSECPELGQLIDKSNMLKL; encoded by the coding sequence ATGAAAGCTTGGAAATGCGAGATTTGTGGCTACATTCATAACGGTGAAGGGCCTCCAAGCCCTTGCCCGGTTTGTGGTGCAGATCAAGGTTTGTTCAGTTTAATGGAAATCCAACGTGAGATCGCTATCCCGGCAACGTCCGGTGCCTGGCAATGCGGAATATGTGACTACCTGCACCAGGGACCGGAACCGCCGGCAAGTTGTCCGGTCTGTGGCTCGCCGGGTAATCTCTTCAGGCCCCAGGCTGGTAAGCATCCAAACTCCACCTATAACACCGACATTCGCCATGTCATTATACTGGGGGCCGGCATTGCCGGTATAACCGCGGCTGGCGAAGCCCGACGCAGCTCGCCGGATGTAAAAATCACCGTCCTGTCACGAGAACCGGCCCCCCCTTACTTCCGCCTTAACCTGACGCGTTTTCTGGCCGGTGATATAAAAGAATCTGAAATCTGCATGCGGCCGCAACAATGGTTTGACGAGCAGCATATTGATTTTCTGGTGGCAGATGCCACGGGGCTTGACCGGGAAAAGCGGCAGGTCTGCTTGCGTGATGGAAGAACGCTTGCATATGACCGGCTCGTTTTGGCTAATGGCGCGCATCCGTTCATCCCCCCTTTACCCGGGGCAACACGCGAAGGCGTTCATGTATTGAGGACCCGGGAAGATGCCAATGCCATTTTGGCCAGACTTGTCTCAGTAAAAAATGTTGTCTGTATCGGTGGTGGGTTGTTGGGGCTTGAATCGGCTGGCGCCCTTGCTCGCCATGGTTTGAATGTCACGGTCGTCGAGGGGTTTTCCTGGTTATTGCCGCGACAGTTGCCCCCTCGGGCAGGACTGCTTTTACAGCAAAGGCTTGAGTCTCAGGGACTCATTGTTCGTTGTGGGGTGCAGGTGATGGAACTGACTGGTGACGAGAGTGTGCATGGCGTTTTGTTGAACAATGGGGAAGAGTTGCCGGCTGATCTTGTTGTCATTGCCGCAGGCGTCCGTCCCAACAGCCATATTGCCCGGCAGAGCGGTCTGAAAGTCCATAATGGTGTTATTGTCGATGACTGGATGTACACATCCGACCCGGCGATTCTTGCCGCCGGAGATGTTGCGGAACATCTTGGCAAACTTTATGGCATCTGGCCAGCCAGCTATGCCCAAGGTATAATCGCCGGAGTCAATGCAGTCGGAGGGCAGGCCGAATTTAATGGTGTGGCACCTTCAAATCGAATCAAGGTACTTGATATTGACTTGTTCAGTATCGGCCAGATCCAACAAGAAGATGCCAGTACGATGTGTTATGAGGATGTTCACGGAGACAATTACCGCGCATTATTCTGTCGGGACGGGCAACTTGTCGGAGCAGTCCTTTACGGTGATACGAACCTTGCTGGATTACTCAAGGAGATAGTGGAAAGCCGCCGGCAGGTTTCCGAATGTCCGGAACTAGGCCAGTTAATAGATAAATCCAATATGTTGAAGCTGTAA
- a CDS encoding mechanosensitive ion channel family protein, with product MVKKIFAVTAFFVLVGTCAFADSKPTTNKPVVPVTAQLPEGQVVLDGKTIFNIKERVLSFTPADRARAISGRLANILKDPLFRTDSITTIDGEATTDILVGDTVLMSVTESDSKAEGKPRKELAEDLVRKIRAALVNHNREYSLNSLLIGGLYAVAATIVLFALIIFIRHIYPKYVAKVVSWRGTRIRSIRFQSIEIIQEERIAAILIGAAKWVRLLVILGLLYLYIPLVLSFFPWTRGLTPTLLDYVLIPAEKSGHAVISAMPNLFFIIVILIITHYIIKFTRFFFKEIEKQTITLPGFYPDWADPSFKIVRFLIIAFAAVVAFPYLPGSDSPAFKGISVFLGVLFSLGSTSAVANVVAGVILTYMRAFKLGDRVKIAETEGDVVEKTLLVTRVRTIKNIDITIPNAMVLSSHITNYSSSAQAYGLILHTTVTIGYDAPWRQIHELLISAAVATESILEIPAPFVFQTGLDDFYVRYQLNAYTDKPSIMAKTYSLLHQNIQDKFNEAGVEIMSPHYSQIRDGSRTTIPETYLSDDYVPDAIRIFQTGNHTRQSGGNRKDGTEV from the coding sequence GTGGTCAAGAAAATCTTTGCTGTAACCGCTTTTTTCGTCCTCGTGGGTACTTGTGCGTTTGCCGATTCTAAGCCGACAACGAACAAGCCGGTCGTCCCGGTAACGGCCCAACTTCCCGAAGGGCAGGTAGTTTTAGATGGGAAAACCATTTTCAACATCAAGGAGCGAGTTCTTTCCTTTACCCCGGCAGACAGGGCTCGCGCCATTTCCGGCCGTCTTGCCAATATACTCAAAGACCCGCTGTTTCGTACCGACTCCATCACAACTATTGACGGTGAAGCCACAACTGACATCCTGGTTGGCGACACCGTCTTGATGTCCGTCACGGAGAGCGATTCCAAAGCCGAGGGGAAGCCACGCAAAGAGCTGGCAGAAGATCTGGTCCGGAAAATCCGTGCTGCACTCGTAAACCACAACAGGGAATACAGCTTGAACAGCCTCCTGATCGGGGGGCTGTATGCCGTTGCGGCAACAATTGTTCTTTTTGCCCTTATCATCTTTATCAGACACATTTATCCCAAATATGTTGCAAAGGTAGTGTCCTGGCGGGGTACCCGCATCCGCTCAATTCGATTCCAATCAATTGAAATCATCCAGGAAGAGCGCATCGCAGCTATACTCATCGGAGCGGCAAAATGGGTAAGGCTCCTCGTTATCCTGGGCCTTCTCTACCTGTATATTCCCCTCGTCCTCAGTTTTTTCCCCTGGACAAGGGGCCTTACGCCGACACTCTTGGATTATGTCCTGATTCCGGCTGAGAAGAGCGGACACGCGGTTATATCCGCCATGCCCAATCTTTTCTTCATTATTGTCATCCTGATCATCACTCATTACATCATCAAATTCACTCGTTTCTTTTTCAAGGAAATCGAGAAACAGACCATCACTCTCCCCGGGTTCTATCCTGACTGGGCCGACCCTTCCTTCAAGATCGTCCGCTTTCTGATCATCGCGTTTGCCGCGGTAGTGGCCTTCCCCTACCTTCCCGGATCAGATTCGCCCGCCTTCAAGGGCATCTCCGTCTTCCTCGGTGTGCTATTTTCCCTTGGCTCAACTTCTGCCGTCGCTAACGTCGTCGCCGGGGTCATTCTTACCTATATGAGGGCGTTCAAGCTGGGAGACCGGGTTAAGATTGCCGAAACGGAGGGCGACGTGGTGGAGAAAACCCTGCTGGTAACGCGTGTCCGCACTATCAAGAACATCGACATCACCATTCCGAACGCCATGGTCCTTAGCAGCCACATCACCAACTACAGTTCCTCGGCCCAGGCATACGGCCTCATCCTTCACACTACCGTCACCATCGGTTATGATGCCCCCTGGCGCCAGATACACGAACTCCTGATATCTGCGGCAGTCGCTACGGAAAGCATCCTGGAGATTCCTGCCCCTTTCGTATTTCAGACCGGCTTGGATGACTTCTACGTCCGTTACCAACTGAATGCCTATACCGATAAGCCTTCGATTATGGCGAAGACCTATTCTTTGCTCCACCAGAACATTCAGGATAAGTTCAACGAAGCCGGGGTCGAAATCATGTCTCCGCACTATTCACAGATCAGAGACGGAAGCAGAACAACCATTCCCGAGACCTATCTGTCCGATGATTATGTGCCTGATGCTATTAGGATTTTTCAAACAGGCAACCATACCCGCCAATCCGGGGGGAACCGGAAAGATGGCACGGAGGTTTAA
- a CDS encoding c-type cytochrome has protein sequence MNYPVWYIPEVGGGLLIAIVAIIHVFISHFAVGGGLYLVFAERKGLREKNPAILDFTRSHTKFFMLMTLVAGGVTGVAIWFVISLVHPAATSLLIHIFVFGWATEWVFFLVEIVAILVYFYTFGRMDDRNHQTVGWIYFIAAWFSLLLINGIINFMLSPGAWLENGSFWSGFFNPLFWPSLFFRTAVACMLAGVYAFLTSAFLKDMATKLTMTRFSAKWVLASYLAAIPCGIWYYSSTPPPARALIAGTSPTIQRALQVGFWALIALAVLTLVLAILRPSLHSRPTALFVFVSAFLFMGAFEWTREAARRPYVINNVMYSNAILKAEATGLKQIGFLHTARWIQHKDLQEESLLETGKELFINQCYACHSIGGINNNILTRTKAMSYPAMLAYLKTIHDTRYFMPPFAGNEAEARALAAYIVEGLQGKTITEGNAPGGGNGQELFEAHCTACHDQNRIRSLTKGWDRAKVRKGLEKLSALNPAMPDYQGTAADKEALADFIVSLNSQQPAAATVAPGRGKEIFEQHCSMCHTLRGGGNPLLPKLAGWDRQRIRSTLDMLDKLRGGIMPPLSAPPADKDALATFLSSSLQGGVE, from the coding sequence GTGAACTATCCGGTTTGGTATATCCCCGAAGTCGGCGGTGGGCTACTGATCGCCATCGTTGCGATTATTCACGTTTTCATCTCCCATTTTGCTGTTGGTGGCGGGCTCTATCTGGTGTTCGCCGAGCGCAAGGGACTCCGCGAGAAGAACCCGGCGATCCTTGATTTTACCCGATCACACACCAAGTTTTTCATGCTGATGACCCTGGTTGCCGGAGGTGTGACCGGTGTCGCTATCTGGTTCGTCATCTCCCTTGTCCACCCGGCCGCCACCTCACTCCTGATCCACATCTTCGTCTTCGGATGGGCCACCGAGTGGGTTTTCTTCCTGGTCGAAATCGTGGCGATCCTCGTCTATTTTTATACGTTTGGCCGAATGGACGACCGAAACCACCAAACAGTGGGCTGGATTTATTTCATCGCCGCCTGGTTCAGCCTATTGCTGATCAACGGAATCATCAACTTCATGCTCTCCCCCGGCGCCTGGCTGGAAAACGGCTCCTTCTGGTCCGGCTTCTTCAATCCTCTCTTTTGGCCGTCGCTCTTTTTCAGGACCGCCGTTGCCTGCATGCTGGCCGGGGTATATGCATTCCTCACCAGCGCATTCCTGAAGGATATGGCCACCAAACTAACCATGACCAGGTTCTCCGCAAAGTGGGTGCTTGCCTCATACCTGGCCGCCATTCCTTGCGGAATATGGTATTACTCCAGTACCCCGCCGCCGGCGCGGGCTCTGATAGCCGGTACATCGCCGACTATACAGCGGGCGTTACAGGTCGGCTTCTGGGCGCTGATCGCCCTTGCCGTGCTGACGCTGGTCCTTGCCATCCTACGGCCATCTCTCCATTCCCGACCGACGGCACTATTCGTCTTTGTCAGCGCATTTTTGTTCATGGGGGCGTTCGAGTGGACCCGAGAGGCGGCGCGGCGCCCCTATGTGATCAACAATGTGATGTACTCCAACGCGATCCTCAAGGCTGAGGCGACAGGCCTGAAACAGATCGGCTTCCTTCACACCGCCCGCTGGATACAACACAAGGATCTTCAGGAGGAAAGCCTGCTGGAGACAGGCAAGGAATTGTTCATAAACCAGTGCTACGCTTGCCACAGCATTGGCGGAATTAACAACAATATACTAACCCGCACCAAAGCGATGTCCTATCCCGCCATGCTGGCCTACCTCAAAACAATCCACGATACCCGGTATTTCATGCCGCCCTTCGCCGGAAACGAGGCCGAAGCACGGGCATTGGCCGCCTACATTGTCGAGGGACTCCAGGGGAAAACGATTACCGAAGGCAACGCTCCAGGCGGCGGTAACGGACAGGAATTGTTCGAAGCACATTGCACAGCCTGTCACGATCAAAACCGTATCCGCTCCCTGACAAAAGGATGGGACCGGGCCAAGGTCAGAAAAGGCCTCGAAAAGTTGAGCGCCCTCAACCCTGCAATGCCGGATTATCAGGGGACAGCAGCGGATAAAGAGGCTCTGGCAGATTTCATCGTTTCGCTTAACAGCCAACAGCCGGCAGCGGCTACTGTGGCCCCCGGCCGCGGCAAGGAGATCTTCGAGCAGCACTGTTCCATGTGCCACACCTTGCGTGGAGGAGGCAACCCGCTCCTGCCGAAACTAGCTGGCTGGGATCGACAGCGCATCAGAAGCACACTCGACATGCTCGACAAGTTGCGGGGTGGCATCATGCCGCCATTGAGTGCGCCGCCGGCTGACAAGGATGCCCTGGCAACGTTCCTGTCATCATCACTGCAAGGAGGTGTAGAATGA
- the treS gene encoding maltose alpha-D-glucosyltransferase has product MNQAGFPLEDSPLWYRDAIIYQLHIKAFADSDADGVGDFRGLIGKLDYLHQLGVTAIWLLPFYPSPQRDDGYDISDYFNVNPTYNSLREFRHLLRAAHDRGIRIITELVLNHTSDQHPWFQRARRAKAGSIHRDYYVWSDTPEKYRETRIIFKDFETSNWTWDPLAKAYYWHRFYSHQPDLNFDNPKVQSEMLRVIDFWMQMGVDGVRLDAVPYLFEREGTNCENLPETHEFLKKLRAHMDGSFKNRLLLSEANQWPEDAAAYFGNGDESNMAFHFPLMPRMFMAIEMEDRFPIVDILDQTPDIPEGCQWAIFLRNHDELTLEMVTDEERDYMYRVYASDPRARINLGIRRRLAPLMGNNRRKIELMNMLLFSMPGTPIIYYGDEIGMGDNYFLGDRNGVRTPMQWNPDRNAGFSQASPQKLFLPVIIEPEYHFESINVENQERNSSSLLWWMRRTIAMRKRFKAFGCGSLEMLPSDNPKVLTFVRSYEDENLLVAINLSRFAQTASVDLSRYAGMIPEEVFSRNRFPMIQGTRYHFTMGQYDYFWFALRRTEARVEQCGVECLKLYLQDGQPWWTVLKGAAGESLCNAVLPHYLQRVFWFFGKGRGIRKISVIDNCPLKQEDQIVLLTFIKVTYSDAEPEIYQIPMTWLSNDQVQTMAERHPLATIAELNIGEIQGFLCDAVYFEEFRILLFDLMRERTKVHSTTGSVLVGMRGRGLMKSFSHKSELFPSRITAVEQNNTTILYGDRLLLKIYRKLEEGINPEQEILRFLAGKSSFRNVPAYAGRIEYRTGHAKNYDFGVLQTYVSGHGDAWHNTLTSLTQFVEHLLSHRHDLPSLPACLPTLIEVLDNGIPNQFRNLVRGLHLEMALLLGRRTAEMHRALASDSADSNWSVEEFSSLYQRSIYQSMSGLVRKNFRTLMLNLTYLSEDVQRRASLVLASEKEIIDCLHKITGRALSAMKCRIHGDLHLGQALFTGKDFVFIDFEGEPAYPLSERRLKRSPLRDVAGMIHSFHYAAMTILLHHGASHPDDTAMLEPWLNAWYIYVSGSYLKAYLHTLKNTPLVPMDRAELEIMLRCFLIQKEVHELGVALNNRIEGVELPLRGLEMLVQDCRRT; this is encoded by the coding sequence ATGAATCAAGCCGGTTTTCCCTTGGAGGACAGCCCCCTGTGGTATAGGGATGCTATCATTTATCAACTGCACATCAAGGCTTTTGCCGACTCGGATGCAGATGGCGTGGGTGATTTTCGCGGGCTGATCGGTAAGCTTGACTACCTGCATCAACTTGGTGTAACGGCGATTTGGCTCCTCCCTTTCTATCCTTCTCCGCAGCGGGATGACGGCTACGATATATCCGACTATTTCAACGTCAACCCCACCTATAACAGCCTCCGCGAGTTCAGGCATCTTCTGCGCGCCGCACATGACCGCGGCATCCGGATAATCACGGAATTGGTGTTGAACCACACCTCGGATCAGCACCCGTGGTTCCAGCGCGCCCGACGGGCAAAAGCGGGATCAATTCACCGGGACTATTATGTCTGGAGCGACACACCCGAAAAGTATCGTGAAACACGCATTATTTTCAAAGACTTCGAAACATCAAATTGGACGTGGGACCCTCTGGCAAAGGCATACTATTGGCATCGTTTCTATTCCCATCAGCCTGATCTTAATTTCGACAACCCGAAAGTCCAATCCGAAATGCTCCGGGTTATCGACTTCTGGATGCAGATGGGAGTTGACGGAGTACGGCTCGATGCCGTTCCCTACCTGTTCGAACGGGAGGGGACCAATTGCGAAAATCTTCCCGAAACCCACGAATTCCTCAAGAAACTCCGGGCGCACATGGATGGTTCCTTTAAAAATCGCCTGCTACTTTCAGAGGCCAACCAGTGGCCGGAGGATGCCGCAGCATATTTTGGCAACGGTGACGAAAGCAATATGGCGTTCCATTTTCCGCTGATGCCCCGCATGTTCATGGCTATCGAAATGGAAGATCGTTTCCCGATAGTCGATATTCTCGACCAGACACCGGACATCCCGGAAGGGTGCCAGTGGGCCATATTTCTCCGCAATCATGATGAATTAACCCTGGAGATGGTAACGGATGAAGAACGGGACTACATGTACCGGGTCTATGCCTCCGATCCAAGGGCGAGAATCAATCTCGGCATCCGTCGCCGGCTTGCGCCGCTGATGGGTAACAATCGAAGAAAAATAGAATTGATGAACATGCTACTCTTCTCCATGCCGGGGACGCCTATCATTTATTACGGTGATGAAATAGGCATGGGCGACAACTACTTCCTGGGCGACCGCAACGGAGTCCGGACACCAATGCAGTGGAACCCTGACCGTAATGCGGGCTTTTCCCAGGCCAGCCCCCAAAAACTCTTTCTGCCGGTAATTATCGAACCGGAATATCATTTTGAATCCATCAACGTGGAAAACCAGGAACGGAATTCATCTTCGCTCCTGTGGTGGATGCGTCGAACCATAGCAATGCGCAAGCGTTTCAAGGCCTTTGGCTGCGGCAGTCTGGAAATGCTACCATCCGACAATCCAAAAGTATTAACGTTCGTCCGCAGTTACGAAGACGAAAACCTGTTGGTTGCCATAAACCTCTCACGTTTTGCCCAGACTGCTTCCGTCGACCTTTCCCGTTACGCAGGCATGATCCCTGAAGAAGTCTTCAGCAGAAATCGCTTTCCCATGATACAGGGAACCCGCTACCATTTTACCATGGGACAATACGACTATTTCTGGTTTGCTTTGCGCAGAACCGAGGCGAGGGTCGAACAATGTGGAGTCGAATGCCTGAAGCTTTATCTTCAGGATGGACAGCCTTGGTGGACAGTCCTGAAAGGTGCCGCTGGAGAATCATTGTGCAATGCCGTACTACCTCATTATTTGCAGCGAGTTTTCTGGTTTTTCGGAAAAGGAAGGGGCATCCGAAAGATCAGCGTAATTGACAATTGCCCATTAAAACAAGAGGACCAAATAGTTCTGCTGACCTTTATCAAAGTCACCTATAGCGATGCTGAGCCGGAAATATACCAGATACCCATGACGTGGCTTTCAAACGATCAGGTGCAAACAATGGCGGAACGGCATCCTCTGGCGACCATAGCTGAGCTGAATATTGGAGAAATACAAGGTTTTCTGTGTGATGCTGTTTATTTTGAGGAATTCAGGATCCTGCTTTTTGATCTCATGAGAGAGCGAACGAAAGTGCACAGCACAACCGGTTCAGTCCTCGTCGGTATGCGCGGCAGGGGGTTGATGAAGAGTTTTTCTCACAAGTCGGAACTGTTTCCCAGCAGGATTACCGCGGTCGAGCAGAACAACACCACTATCCTCTATGGGGACCGCCTACTGTTGAAAATATACCGGAAACTGGAGGAGGGAATAAACCCGGAGCAGGAGATACTACGCTTCCTCGCCGGAAAAAGCAGTTTCCGTAACGTTCCGGCGTATGCCGGCAGAATTGAATACCGTACAGGACACGCAAAAAACTATGATTTCGGCGTGCTGCAAACGTACGTTTCCGGCCATGGTGATGCCTGGCACAATACATTGACCAGCCTGACGCAATTTGTTGAGCACCTGTTATCACACCGTCATGACTTGCCTTCACTGCCGGCCTGCCTCCCAACCCTTATTGAGGTTCTCGATAACGGCATTCCAAACCAGTTTCGCAATCTCGTGCGCGGCCTGCACCTGGAAATGGCCCTGCTGCTCGGCCGCAGAACGGCGGAAATGCATCGGGCACTGGCTTCCGATTCTGCCGATTCCAACTGGAGTGTTGAAGAATTTTCCAGCTTATACCAGCGTTCAATCTATCAATCCATGAGCGGGCTCGTCCGAAAAAATTTCCGCACCTTGATGCTCAATCTCACCTATCTGTCGGAAGACGTCCAGCGCCGGGCTTCTCTGGTATTGGCCTCCGAAAAGGAGATAATCGACTGTCTGCATAAAATTACCGGGCGGGCGCTTTCCGCCATGAAATGCCGGATTCATGGTGATCTACATCTGGGCCAGGCTCTTTTCACGGGCAAGGACTTCGTTTTTATTGACTTTGAAGGTGAACCGGCGTACCCGCTAAGCGAACGGAGACTGAAACGTTCACCGTTACGTGATGTGGCGGGGATGATCCACTCTTTTCACTATGCCGCCATGACAATCCTGCTCCATCACGGCGCCAGCCATCCTGACGACACGGCCATGCTCGAACCGTGGTTGAACGCCTGGTATATATACGTAAGCGGCTCCTATTTAAAGGCATATCTGCATACCTTGAAAAATACTCCCCTTGTGCCGATGGACAGAGCTGAACTGGAAATTATGTTGCGCTGTTTCCTGATCCAGAAAGAGGTTCACGAACTTGGCGTTGCATTAAATAACCGTATAGAAGGAGTCGAACTTCCCCTGAGGGGTTTAGAGATGCTGGTGCAGGATTGTCGCCGCACATAA